From one Vanessa tameamea isolate UH-Manoa-2023 chromosome 9, ilVanTame1 primary haplotype, whole genome shotgun sequence genomic stretch:
- the LOC113396981 gene encoding cuticle protein 7-like: protein MYAKLFMLCCACALAAAAPGIYDIGYAAPALSHSYAAPVAVAAPVYKTVAAPVVHAEPIDPNPAYSYAYGVADPHTGDHKDAQETLQNGVVHGSYSLVEPDGHLRKVTYTADKVNGFNAVVERTGGTHAAPVAAHVAVAPAHVAVAAPVAKYALPAIGHPWR from the exons ATGTACGCcaag ttatttatgttatgcTGCGCGTGCGCATTGGCGGCTGCGGCGCCGGGTATCTACGACATCGGCTACGCGGCGCCGGCGCTCTCGCACTCTTACGCTGCGCCTGTGGCTGTCGCCGCACCAGTTTACAAGACTGTTGCTGCCCCA GTCGTACACGCGGAACCCATAGACCCGAATCCGGCATACAGCTACGCGTACGGTGTGGCTGATCCCCACACTGGTGACCACAAGGACGCACAGGAGACTTTACAGAATGGTGTGGTTCACGGATCTTACAGCCTGGTAGAGCCTGACGGTCACCTCAGGAAGGTCACCTACACAGCCGACAAGGTCAACGGTTTCAATGCCGTCGTTGAGAGGACTGGTGGTACTCACGCA GCGCCAGTCGCGGCCCACGTAGCAGTAGCGCCAGCACACGTCGCTGTCGCCGCACCGGTCGCCAAGTACGCACTGCCCGCAATCGGCCACCCCTGGCGCTAG
- the LOC113396933 gene encoding coiled-coil domain-containing protein 40 — protein sequence MTDSESCPCVKDSEPKRELLTPHCTCPRDDHDIVIHNETCLLYKNEEMIYPKPDTCECVSPAEDHAICNCCSCPQDQCKCGILGKDAFNEWRSKRELGAMPAVLESTHPLMKRFQDTLKRFLEKENAIAEEEITRLRDELKLSKQSYEKDLEDIYRSDHDTNAQRILIEEYESTLAERTSERQAAEERARESNEKYKRAKEKLEENIHAEREATEELEALTTLCRQLETWREETESELAVSQRVSDKMRVERKTLADEKRQLDMIIYSLSNEVWKLESKLEMFQKQLEIKNVEMEKVNDKVTAYAAELEDLELEKRRLVSLWNSVLINIQQRDKVYDSVRDDYRALQENYHTLLNNLEITKKVVMEEMNKGKEISMNKDKLTYDINNATKIFNTEDAKRTALETQIAELSEAIEMTERDEELIKSENQTMSNILKSTEKEIDRRSEQKLKLENEILTNLQECLLNDKAVESMANGIKKMREMSRKQEISLMSMENQHAKMMLDIEVHRNRQARNNTLMEENLAKVRAREQEIDQLQEEYEQKMLVITRKQRELDIVIKKYNALKEIFDMKSPQERRIEELEQQIKSLRERTENMQCEWLRLQGHVVKLTSHHQKIVSDINLINKQIQICEQKTMRIQAESDRVLSERGRVERTLRDLRGRLEVLERTRKDAADRNNIAQKTNLAITHEYAASLKDAETEIIQMEEDIEAFEKEKINLTQDLDRVQREALIWQRKGMLAVDLKRNIQNAKSAAGEIGQMRAEIHRMEVRREQLRKTGEKLGEDLALYVTRRETALEKNRAAAAVEKAHGTNQTSQSNYYHKLRLAKADVARVTKDLSEGKSQMEQLLKEQERVEREVAETSAGNAQLEERIATLLQESRDAEKQKQWLLERLVRSQRLGSELATAIKRQSVRVKKPKSVVLSEYNQALALNERLTQIVTTLANEYPHLNDKLEVIHNTLNIHSPGGSPRFVEDDCVCAETTEDPDNIPEKLDKSDEC from the exons atgacggATTCTGAATCATGCCCATGTGTCAAAGACAGCGAGCCAAAAAGAGAACTTCTAACTCCACATTGCACGTGCCCAAGAGACGATCATGATATAGTCATACACAATGAAACctgtttactttataaaaatgagGAAATGATTTACCCAAAA ccgGATACATGTGAGTGTGTTAGTCCTGCAGAAGATCACGCCATTTGCAACTGTTGCTCTTGTCCCCAAGATCAATGCAAATGTGGAATTCTTGGAAAAGATGCTTTTAATGA atGGCGTAGTAAGCGTGAACTTGGTGCAATGCCGGCCGTCCTAGAATCTACTCACCCCTTGATGAAGCGCTTCCAAGACACGTTAAAAAGGTTTTTAGAAAAGGAAAATGCTATTGCCGAAGAGGAGATCACTAGATTg cgAGATGAGCTCAAACTAAGCAAGCAATCATACGAGAAAGATCTAGAAGATATATATCGAAGTGATCATGATACTAATGCTCAAAGG atATTGATCGAAGAATATGAAAGTACATTAGCGGAACGTACATCGGAGCGGCAGGCGGCTGAAGAACGCGCTCGGGAGTCCAATGAGAAGTACAAGCGCGCTAAGGAAAAATTAGAGGAGAATATTCATGCCG AACGCGAAGCTACAGAGGAGCTGGAGGCGCTGACAACACTTTGTCGGCAGTTGGAGACGTGGCGCGAAGAGACCGAGTCGGAACTTGCCGTCAGCCAGCGCGTCTCAGACAAGATGAGGGTCGAGAGGAAGACGCTCGCTGATGAAAAGCGACAGCTT GATATGATCATCTACAGCCTCAGCAATGAAGTTTGGAAATTGGAATCGAAATTGGAAATGTTCCAGAAGcaactagaaataaaaaatgttgaaatgGAAAAAGTTAACGATAAG GTAACAGCGTACGCAGCTGAATTGGAAGATTTGGAACTGGAAAAACGACGTCTCGTCAGCTTATGGAACTCGGTTTTGATCAACATACAGCAGAGAGATAAGGTTTATGATTCTGTACGAGACGATTACag GGCGTTGCAAGAAAATTATCACACTTTACTCAACAACTTGGAGATCACGAAGAAGGTGGTGATGGAAGAGATGAACAAAGGAAAGGAAATCTCGATGAATAAAGACAAACTAACATATGACATCAATAATGCAACTAAAATTT ttaacacTGAAGACGCGAAACGTACAGCGCTGGAAACTCAAATTGCGGAGCTATCGGAGGCAATTGAAATGACGGAAAGGGATGAAGAACTAATAAAATCT GAAAACCAAACAATGAGTAACATTCTGAAAAGCACAGAAAAAGAAATCGATCGTCGGTCAGAGCAGAAACTGAAGCTGGAAAACGAAATACTGACAAATCTTCAGGAATGTCTCCTCAATGACAAAGCCGTCGAGTCAATGGCTAATGGTATAAAGAAGATGAGAGAAATGTCACGAAAACAA GAAATATCGTTAATGTCAATGGAAAACCAACACGCGAAGATGATGCTAGATATAGAAGTTCATCGAAACCGTCAGGCGAGGAATAATACTCTAATGGAAGAGAATCTGGCTAAGGTCAGAGCGAGGGAGCAAGAGATAGACCAGTTACAGGAGGAGTATGAGCAGAAAATGCTCGTCATCACGAGAAAGCAAAGGGAGTTGGATATTGTCATTAAGAAATATAACGCACTAAAGGAGATATTTGAC aTGAAATCACCTCAAGAGCGTCGTATCGAGGAACTGGAACAGCAGATCAAGAGCCTGCGCGAGCGCACTGAGAACATGCAGTGCGAGTGGTTACGACTTCAGGGTCACGTGGTCAAGCTCACTTCACATCATCAAAAAATTGTGTCCGACATAAACCTCATcaataaac AGATTCAAATCTGCGAGCAGAAGACGATGCGTATCCAGGCGGAATCCGACCGCGTGTTGTCGGAGCGCGGTCGCGTGGAGCGCACACTGCGTGACCTGCGCGGGCGTCTCGAGGTGCTCGAGCGCACGCGCAAGGACGCCGCAGACAGGAACAATATCGCGCAGAAGACCAACCTCGCTATTACACATGAATATGCGGCTAGTTTAAag GATGCTGAAACAGAAATCATACAGATGGAGGAAGACATTGAAGCATTTGAAAAGGAGAAAATAAACCTTACCCAAGATTTAGACCGTGTTCAAAGAGAAGCGCTGATTTGGCAAAGAAAG GGTATGTTAGCCGTCGACCTTAAAAGAAACATACAAAACGCAAAATCCGCTGCTGGCGAAATCGGTCAAATGAGAGCTGAAATTCACAGAATGGag GTTCGTCGTGAACAACTTCGCAAGACTGGTGAGAAGTTAGGAGAAGATTTAGCGCTCTACGTGACCCGCAGAGAGACAGCCTTGGAAAAGAATCGAGCAGCTGCAGCCGTGGAGAAGGCACACGGCACCAACCAAACATCACAATCCAACTACTATCATAAACTGAGACTGGCCAAGGCTGATGTAGCAAGAGTTACTAAG GATCTAAGCGAGGGTAAATCTCAGATGGAACAGTTGCTCAAGGAACAGGAACGTGTGGAGCGCGAAGTTGCTGAGACGAGCGCCGGCAACGCACAACTCGAAGAACGCATTGCGACGCTATTGCAGGAGAGTCGCGATGCGGAAAAACAGAAGCAATGG TTACTAGAACGTTTGGTTCGCAGTCAACGCCTCGGCAGTGAATTGGCAACAGCTATAAAGCGGCAGTCGGTGCGTGTTAAAAAGCCGAAATCTGTTGTCCTATCAGAGTACAATCAAGCTCTCGCTCTCAACGAACGTCTCACCCAAATCGTTACAACTTTAGCAAACGAGTACCCACACCTTAACGATAAGCTGGAAGTCATACACAACACCCTGAACATCCACTCTCCAGGTGGCTCTCCGAGATTCGTCGAGGACGATTGCGTCTGTGCTGAGACAACAGAAGACCCAGACAACATACCGGAGAAACTTGACAAGTCGGAtgagtgttaa
- the LOC113396976 gene encoding intraflagellar transport protein 56 yields the protein MLEFLKHDGNTDVWINAWTAWCWFHLGEYKRALDEYLEIKKKENLTPSIADNIALDLAVCYFYLGLYNESQDAVEDAPNCPLKCRLQFHLAHKLGNEDTLMQAHAKLRDVPEDQLSLASVHYLRAHYQEAIDVYKKLLLDRRTYMALNVYVALCYYKLDYYDVSQEVLGVYLAQHPTSTVAGNLKACNLFRLYNSKAAESDLKQISSEQHTFGQDLVKHNLVVFRNGEGALKVLPGLVDVVPEARLNLAGYRLRHREPLEARELLEPLQPTSPLHYILRAVVAVRLYNETNDEEQMKLAQQSFHVVGNSASECDTIPGRQCMASSYFLAGLFEEVLVYLNSIKSFFVNDDTFNFNYAQAKVASGFYREAEECLLTIQDETIRNSFTYLACLCRCHVMNKEAQLAWEICVKAAGTPDSFALLQLVANDSYRMGQFLVAAKAFHMLDRLDGGPEMWEGLRGAVCGCAQAVAAGAPASQLRDALALLRGPRAHPRAEHIARPIARWAQQNRIPV from the exons ATGTTGGAG TTTTTGAAACATGACGGCAATACCGACGTGTGGATAAATGCGTGGACAGCATGGTGTTGGTTCCACCTCGGCGAATATAAACGAGCTCTAGACGAAtatcttgaaattaaaaaaaaagaaaaccttaCCCCTAGTATAGCTGACAATATCGCATTAGATCTTGCTGTTTGCTATTTCTATTTag GTTTGTATAATGAATCCCAAGATGCTGTCGAAGATGCTCCAAACTGTCCCttaaag TGTCGGCTGCAATTTCACTTGGCACATAAACTGGGTAACGAAGATACATTGATGCAAGCTCATGCAAAACTGCGCGATGTTCCCGAAGACCAGCTTAGTTTGGCCTCTGTACACTATCTCCGCGCCCATTACCAGGAAGCCATTGATGTTTATAAGAAACTGCTTCTGGACAGACG CACGTACATGGCGCTTAATGTATATGTTGCGCTGTGCTACTATAAGCTGGACTACTACGACGTGTCGCAAGAAGTCCTCGGCGTTTATCTGGCGCAACATCCCACATCGACTGTCGCTGGAAATCTAAAAGCCTGCAACCTGTTCAG attaTACAACAGTAAAGCAGCTGAAAgtgatttaaaacaaatatcatcTGAACAACACACGTTCGGACAAGATCTCGTCAAACACAATTTGGTTGTATTCAGAAATGGAGAAGGAGCCCTAAAA GTACTCCCAGGACTGGTAGACGTGGTACCGGAAGCTCGTTTAAATCTAGCTGGGTACCGGCTGCGTCATCGCGAGCCGTTAGAAGCTCGTGAGCTGCTGGAACCCTTACAGCCCACGTCACCTCTTCACTACATACTCAGAGCTGTAGTCGCAGTGCGtctttataatgaaacaaatgaT GAGGAACAAATGAAGTTAGCACAACAGAGTTTCCACGTAGTTGGCAATTCAGCGTCTGAATGTGACACTATACCTGGCCGCCAGTGCATGGCCTCCTCCTACTTCCTCGCCGGTCTGTTCGAGGAGGTGCTCGTCTATCTCAACTCCATCAAAAGCTTTTTTGTTAACGATGATACGTTCAACTTTAATTATGCTCAG gcAAAAGTGGCGTCCGGCTTTTATCGAGAGGCCGAGGAATGCCTGTTAACCATCCAAGATGAAACTATACGCAACTCTTTTACGTATCTTGCCTGCCTTTGTCGCTGTCATGTTATGAACAAGGAAGCTCAGCTCGCCTGGGAGATATGTGTTAAG GCTGCAGGAACGCCCGACAGTTTCGCCCTGCTGCAGTTGGTTGCCAACGACAGCTATCGCATGGGACAATTCCTCGTAGCGGCCAAAGCTTTTCATATGCTAGACAG GCTAGACGGCGGTCCAGAAATGTGGGAAGGTTTACGAGGCGCGGTGTGCGGCTGCGCTCAGGCCGTGGCGGCCGGCGCGCCCGCGTCACAGCTGCGCGACGCGCTGGCGCTGCTGCGCGGACCGCGGGCACATCCGCGCGCTGAACATATCGCCAGACCCATCGCTAGATGGGCGCAACAGAACAGGATACCAGTATGA
- the LOC113396980 gene encoding zinc finger protein 682-like, with protein MNVCRICLTLAVEKDISLLPDLLEEDTRTYSDIMLFCLGIQVQTESKLTSKLCETCFLNILSFYKFKTLALKNDEYLRSLQEKEQKTEVFLIDDIKKEESDNFLDDDIQRDDDFKLALDVKGENNLEELQSDDELLSVIKQLKYENTIGETKENEHVSPNKMKKIKRKKVKKELEKPNQMCEECGKTVRNLKEHMFQHKPLLIRKRYKCKACDKMFSSCSSRLKHYKIKHLGIKKHCDECNKAVVNLTSHRMVVHKTALLPYECVPCGRRFISKSLRDQHTLIHTKDRPHECDQCDKAFRSTIALTQHKRQVHDKEKTHLCQFCSKRFFKKYHLQIHIRSHSKERPYECPDCGKFFSTTSILKNHRLIHTDVKMFACELCDMTFCKPGYLRNHMICHTKEKRYSCKYCGLLFGRSDHRLRHERTSHERHILPAA; from the exons ATGAACGTTTGCCGAATTTGTCTTACACTCGCCGTCGAAAAAGACATAAGCCTTTTACCTGACCTACTGGAAGAAGATACTCGAACTTATTcagatattatgttattttgctTGGGCATACAG GTCCAAACTGAGTCAAAACTGACATCGAAGTTGTGCGaaacatgttttttaaatatactgtcgttctataaatttaaaacattagcaTTAAAAAATGATGAATATCTACGATCACTTCAAGAGAAAGAACAGAAGACTGAAGTATTTCTTATAgacgatattaaaaaagaagaatCGGATAACTTTTTGGATGATGATATACAACGAGATGACGATTTTAAATTAGCATTAGACGTTAAAGGCGAAAATAATTTAGAGGAACTGCAGTCTGACGATGAGCTTCTCAgtgttataaaacaattaaaatatgagaATACAATAGGAGAAACTAAAGAAAATg aaCATGTATCAccaaacaaaatgaaaaagattaaaagaaaaaaagtaaaaaaagaattGGAAAAACCGAACCAGATGTGTGAAGAGTGTGGTAAGACAGTGCGAAACTTGAAAGAACACATGTTCCAACACAAGCCACTGCTGATAAGGAAGAGGTACAAATGCAAAGCCTGTGATAAGATGTTCTCCAGCTGCAGTTCACGActgaaacattataaaatcaaacatcTAGGTATTAAAAAACACTGTGATGAATGTAATAAAG CTGTTGTTAATTTAACTTCTCATCGTATGGTGGTTCATAAAACAGCACTACTACCATATGAATGTGTTCCATGTGGCCGAAGATTTATATCCAAGTCATTACGAGATCAGCATACTCTCATCCATACAAAGGACAGACCTCATGAATGTGATCAGTGTGACAAAGCCTTTAGGAGTACTATTGCTTTGACTCAACACAA gcGGCAAGTACATGATAAGGAGAAAACTCATTTATGTCAATTTTGCTCAAAAAGATTTTTCAAGAAGTATCacttacaaatacatataag GAGTCATTCAAAGGAGAGGCCATATGAATGTCCAGACTGCGGGAAGTTCTTCTCAACAACATCAATACTAAAGAACCACAGGCTGATACACACAGATGTCAAGATGTTCGCCTGTGAACTTTGTGATATGACATTTTGCAAACCggg GTACTTACGGAACCACATGATCTGTCACACGAAGGAGAAGCGTTACTCGTGCAAGTACTGCGGGCTGCTCTTCGGCCGCTCCGACCACCGCCTGCGCCACGAGCGCACCTCGCACGAGCGACATATACTACCTGCGGCCTGA